The DNA region CCGCCTTCGCTCCGGCCGCTTGCAGTTCCTTCACCGCCTCCGGGTTGCGGTCCATCACCACCAGGCTGTAGCCCGCCTTGATCAGGTTGAGGCTCATCGGCTTACCCATGATGCCCAGTCCGATAAATCCGATTGTCTTCATCTTTGTTTCTCCTCCCGTTTTATAGTCAAGCTTCATAGTCAGCCTTCCTATCAATCAACTTTCCTATCAGTCAGCTATTTTTACAATCATCGCACCAGACAAGGACGCTTGTTGTCGAATTTCCAGCCCGGTACAAGGTACTGCATCGCCGCGGAATCGTCCCGCGCGTTCAAGCCCATGCTGTTGTACAGGTTGTGGGCCTGCTCGATCCGCTCCATATCGATCTCCACGCCAAGCCCCGGCTTCTCCGGCAGTTCGATCATGCCGCCGGCGATTTGGAACGGTTCCTTGGTAAGACGCTCGGCGCCCTCCTGCCAAATCCAATGCGTGTCGATCGCCGTAATTTCGCCCGGAGCCGCCGCGGCCACATGCGTGAACATCGCCAGTGAGATGTCGAAATGGTTATTGGAGTGCGAGCCCCAGGTGAGCCCCCATTCGCGGCACATTTGCGCCACCCGCACCGAGCCCTGCATCGTCCAGAAATGCGGATCGGCCAGCGGGATGTCCACCGACTGCAGCGAGATCGTGTGGGCCATCTGCCGCCAATCCGTGGCGATCATGTTCGTGGCCGTCGGCAGGCCGGTCTGTCTGCGGAATTCAGCCATAATTTCGCGGCCGGAATATTCCCCTTCCGCGCCGCACGGGTCCTCGGCGTAGGCGAGCACATCGTGCAGATCGCGGCATAGGCGCACGGCGTCCTTCAGCAGCCAGCCGCCGTTCGGATCAAGCGTAATGCGCGCATCCGGGAACCGCTCCGCCAGCGCGGTGACGGCCTCGATTTCCTCCTCGCCGCGCAGCACGCCGCCCTTGAGCTTAAAGTCTGCAAAGCCGTATTTGGTGTAAGCGGCTTCGGCCAGCGCCACGATCGCTTGCGGCGTCATCGCTTCTTCATGGCGCAGACGGTACCAGGCCACCTCGCTGTCCGGCTCGGAGGCGTAGGGCAGATCCGTTTTGATGCGGTCTCCCACATAAAACAGATACCCAAGCACATTCACCCGCTTGCGCTGCTGGCCTTCGCCGAGCAACGCGGCGACCGGAACGCCCAGGTACTGGCCAAGCAGATCGAGCAGGGCGGCTTCCACGGCGGTAACGGCGTGAATGGCGACGCGCAGGTCAAAGGTTTGCTGCCCGCGCCCGGCGGCGTCCCGGTCCGCAAACGCCGTCCGCATCCGGGCCAGTATCTGGTTATACGTGCCGATAGACTGCCCGATCACCAGCGCGCGCGCATCCTCCAACGTCCGGCGGATGCTCTCCCCGCCCGGCACCTCGCCGGCCCCGGTATGGCCGGAGCTGTCTTCCAGGATGACGATGTTGCGGGTAAAATAGGGGCCGTGCGCGCCGCTTAAATTCAGCAGCATGCTGTCCCGGCCGGCGACCGGAACCACCCGCATTCCGGTAATGACGGGCGTACCCTGCAGTACCGGATTCTCTTGTTTGGCTGTTTGATTCAACATCTCGATTCTCCTTTCAAGTGATCAGAGCTCCCCCGAAGCGCGCGCTGCCTCTCCCCGGTTTCCGGAGCCGTACCGCTGCGGAATAAGCATGGCGCGCAAAACGGAGGAAACGGCGTGGCGGATATTGGCCGGCGCCTGAGCGATGGCCTGGGCAAGCGTCATCGGAGCCTGGGTGGCTCCTACTACCACGTCAATGCCGCTGTCGTACATGCCGCGGGCTTCCGCGTCAATTCCGCCCGAGACGCAAATCACCGGCTTGTTGTGCAGCTTGGCCAATTTGGCCACGCCGGCGGGCGTTTTGCCGAACGCCGTCTGAACGTCGGTATGCCCTTCGCCCGTCAGGACGAGATCGGCATCGCGGACCTCCTCCGCAAATCGCGCGGCTTCCATTACAATGTCGATTCCCCGGGCCATGCCCGCGTCCAGGAAGGCGATCAGTCCCGCTCCGAGACCGCCCGCCGCCCCGGCGCCGGCGACGCCGGCGATATCGACGCCAAGCTGCTCGCGGATGATCCCGGCCAGATGCCGCAGGCCGGCGTCAAGCCTGGCGACCATCTCCGGCGTGGCGCCTTTTTGCGGGCCAAAGACGCGCGCGGCTCCCTGCTCCCCGCAAAGCGGATTGGTCACATCGCTGGCGATCGTAATTTCGCAGCCGGCAACGCCGGGATGAAGCCCCGTCGTATCGATCGAAGCGATCCGCTGCAGTTCGCCGCCGCCGAAGCCGATTTCCGCGCCCGCCGCGTCCAGAAAGCGCACGCCCAGCGCCTGGGCCATGCCGACGCCGCCGTCATTGGTGGCGCTGCCCCCGATGCCGATGATCAGCTGCCGGCAGCCGGCGTCCAGCGCGGCCTTGATGAGCTGTCCGGTGCCGTAGGTCGTGGCCGTCAGCGGATTTCTCCGCTCCGCCGGAACCAGCGTCAGCCCCGATGCGGACGCCATTTCAATGACGGCGGCATGCCCCTCGTCGAAGATGCCGTACTCGGCGATCACGGGCTCGCCCTGCGGGCCGACCACCTCCAGTTTTCGGCATTCGCCGCCGACGGCGCTGAGGATCGCTTCCACCGTGCCTTCGCCGCCGTCGGCAATCGGAATTTTACGGATTACCGCTTCGGGCAGCACTTCCAGTACGCCCTGTTCCATACAGTCCGCCACCGCCTTAGAGCTGAGACTGCCTTTATACGAGTCGGGCGCAATCAAAATTTTCATTCCATCACTCCTACCGTCTCTCTTTGCCTGCAACCAAAATCCCCGCGGCAAAAATAAAAAGCCTAAGCTGATGGCGCTTTCATTTTTGCCGCGAACACACGGGACAAACGCTATGTAGCTTCGGATTGGCAACTTGGCTCGGTCCGCACTTGCCGTACTTTGCCGGGAATCCCGGCGCTGCCCGGACCGCCTTGTTTTATCCGCATGACTTCACTATACACTCTTGTACTGTTTTTCACATTGGTCCGCACTCACAAAGTTTTTTCGCTTTTTCCCGGTAAAATTGGGCTTTGGCACAATGCCTCGCCGGCAAAAAATAGGCCGCCTATCCCGGATAGTCGGCCCTGTTCAGGTGAATAAAGACGGCTGTTCATGTAACGGGCGCAGGATTGAACAGGCTGATTGCGTTATGCAGCCCCCAGTGCTCGGCCCAAGTTTGCTTGCGCCCGCTGGCCACGTCCAAAATGAATCTGAAAATCTCCCAGCCGACGTCTTCGATCGTGGCCTCGCCGCCGGCGATCCGCCCCGCATTGATATCGATCAGGTCAGGCCATTGCTCGGCCAATGAGTCGCGGCTCGCCACTTTAATTACAGGCGCCATCGCCAACCCGTAAGGAGTACCCCGGCCGGTCGTAAACACTTGCACATTGATGCCGGAAGCTAGTTGAAGCGTCCCGCACACAAAATCGCTGGCCGGCGTCGCGGCAAAAATCAGCCCTTTTTGCGCCGCCTTTTCACCGGGCGCCAGAACCGCCGTGATCGGGCTGCCGCCGGATTTGACGATCGAACCCAGCGATTTTTCCACAATGTTCGCCAGGCCCCCTTTTTTGTTTCCAGGCGTCGGATTGGCGCTCCGGTCGGCCTGACCGCGCTGCAAGTAGGCGTCGTACCACTCCATCTCACGGATCAGCGCCCGCCCGACCTCCTCGTTTACGGCCCGCGGCGTAAGCAGATGAACGGCGTCGCGAACCTCGGTGACTTCGGAGAACAACAC from Paenibacillus macerans includes:
- the gudD gene encoding glucarate dehydratase encodes the protein MLNQTAKQENPVLQGTPVITGMRVVPVAGRDSMLLNLSGAHGPYFTRNIVILEDSSGHTGAGEVPGGESIRRTLEDARALVIGQSIGTYNQILARMRTAFADRDAAGRGQQTFDLRVAIHAVTAVEAALLDLLGQYLGVPVAALLGEGQQRKRVNVLGYLFYVGDRIKTDLPYASEPDSEVAWYRLRHEEAMTPQAIVALAEAAYTKYGFADFKLKGGVLRGEEEIEAVTALAERFPDARITLDPNGGWLLKDAVRLCRDLHDVLAYAEDPCGAEGEYSGREIMAEFRRQTGLPTATNMIATDWRQMAHTISLQSVDIPLADPHFWTMQGSVRVAQMCREWGLTWGSHSNNHFDISLAMFTHVAAAAPGEITAIDTHWIWQEGAERLTKEPFQIAGGMIELPEKPGLGVEIDMERIEQAHNLYNSMGLNARDDSAAMQYLVPGWKFDNKRPCLVR
- a CDS encoding glycerate kinase; the encoded protein is MKILIAPDSYKGSLSSKAVADCMEQGVLEVLPEAVIRKIPIADGGEGTVEAILSAVGGECRKLEVVGPQGEPVIAEYGIFDEGHAAVIEMASASGLTLVPAERRNPLTATTYGTGQLIKAALDAGCRQLIIGIGGSATNDGGVGMAQALGVRFLDAAGAEIGFGGGELQRIASIDTTGLHPGVAGCEITIASDVTNPLCGEQGAARVFGPQKGATPEMVARLDAGLRHLAGIIREQLGVDIAGVAGAGAAGGLGAGLIAFLDAGMARGIDIVMEAARFAEEVRDADLVLTGEGHTDVQTAFGKTPAGVAKLAKLHNKPVICVSGGIDAEARGMYDSGIDVVVGATQAPMTLAQAIAQAPANIRHAVSSVLRAMLIPQRYGSGNRGEAARASGEL